Proteins from a single region of Flavobacterium sp. YJ01:
- a CDS encoding DUF4956 domain-containing protein, with protein sequence MDLSELLGRFLLLFFSILVLYFFSNRKDNATINPLMVIVGLCTFSLCYLFTKIEIGVGIGFGLFAIFSILRFRTQSFTVNAIIFLFATITLSILDIMYPFEKIELLLFFQIIIIGFYIIASIIVNKKASKYLNSVDVKIPLDDNFSLNQEFIRKSIQEKIKIEEFDFRIVLINTATNEIDLLVFY encoded by the coding sequence ATGGATTTAAGCGAACTTTTAGGACGATTTCTGCTTCTGTTTTTTTCGATTTTGGTTCTGTATTTTTTTTCCAATAGAAAAGATAACGCGACCATAAATCCATTAATGGTTATTGTGGGACTTTGTACTTTTTCGCTTTGTTATCTTTTTACAAAAATTGAAATTGGAGTAGGGATTGGATTTGGATTGTTTGCTATTTTTTCGATACTTCGCTTTAGAACACAATCTTTTACTGTAAACGCTATTATTTTTCTTTTTGCAACGATTACATTATCGATTTTAGATATTATGTATCCGTTTGAAAAGATTGAACTATTGTTGTTTTTTCAAATTATTATAATCGGATTTTATATAATAGCTTCAATTATTGTAAATAAAAAAGCTTCAAAATATCTGAATTCTGTAGATGTGAAAATTCCGCTTGACGATAACTTTTCTTTAAATCAGGAATTCATTAGAAAATCAATTCAAGAAAAAATTAAAATTGAAGAATTTGATTTCAGAATCGTTTTAATCAATACTGCAACAAACGAAATAGATTTATTGGTTTTCTATTAA
- a CDS encoding PEP/pyruvate-binding domain-containing protein, which yields MKKYIYSLFFLFVLTNLNAQRFVSSLPNYESYKAFKGKPLSDKFSNIESIKVVYDIRKQKMYYFNSSLILLHFDFVTNYLGYSKDLDIFNNENYSDTEKNRDYLLGNLNHIKGTDKWIFELAASDHMPITLIERFFNLVRTSTFIGEKLKFYLNNPEMMSWFQQQKFKIPCVKSDYIFGEIKYQEVVRGSNIGILKQYKIKDLETTKPNSDEIIILNGTPDILPNVRGIIVNELQTPLSHLVLLGKNRKIPIMAYTEIEKDNNIKRLLSKKVELKIAVDTFYIKETTKKIPVKSAAKKKKLIIDNSITELVNLAEIPKKGVNYIGSKAQNMAYLIAISKETPFKVPENAHAIPFYFYNQHIQKSSISPLIAELLAFPKKDSTVWINNQLKKIRDAIKKEPIDSQLISKLNLAFKDAKFKNFRFRSSTNAEDLDDFNGAGLYDSKTGILGDSIKSFEKAIKQVWASVWNEASFNERELFGIDQQNIAMGVLVHRSFPDELANGVIITKNIFRENFPGITVNVQKGENSVVKPEKGEICEQFVAYHFNDGKDDTDFDIDYTSNSNLNNNEPLLSRSEMSNIFNVSKKIETKMYRYWRKNQFHPVDIEFKIVGEKRDLYIKQVRPFND from the coding sequence ATGAAAAAATACATTTACAGCTTATTTTTCCTGTTCGTCCTGACTAATTTAAATGCTCAGCGTTTTGTATCTTCTCTACCGAATTACGAATCGTACAAAGCATTTAAAGGAAAACCTTTGTCTGATAAATTTTCTAATATCGAATCTATCAAAGTGGTTTATGACATCCGAAAACAAAAAATGTATTATTTCAATAGCAGTCTCATTTTATTGCATTTTGATTTTGTCACCAATTATTTAGGCTACAGCAAAGACCTTGATATATTTAATAACGAAAATTATAGCGATACAGAAAAAAACAGAGATTATTTACTTGGGAATTTAAATCATATAAAAGGCACCGATAAATGGATTTTCGAACTCGCTGCTTCAGATCATATGCCTATTACTTTAATTGAACGTTTTTTTAATTTAGTCAGAACTTCCACTTTTATTGGGGAAAAATTAAAATTCTATTTGAATAATCCCGAAATGATGTCATGGTTTCAGCAGCAGAAATTTAAAATTCCATGCGTCAAATCAGATTATATTTTTGGTGAAATTAAATATCAGGAAGTTGTCCGTGGCAGTAATATTGGAATTTTAAAGCAATACAAAATCAAAGATTTAGAAACTACAAAACCTAATTCTGATGAAATTATTATTTTGAATGGAACGCCAGATATTCTTCCAAACGTGCGTGGAATTATTGTAAACGAACTTCAGACACCGTTAAGTCATTTGGTTCTTTTAGGAAAAAACAGAAAGATTCCGATTATGGCTTACACGGAAATCGAAAAAGACAACAATATCAAAAGATTGCTGTCTAAAAAAGTAGAATTGAAGATTGCTGTCGATACTTTCTACATTAAAGAAACAACTAAAAAAATCCCAGTTAAATCTGCTGCAAAAAAGAAAAAGTTAATTATTGATAACAGCATTACCGAATTGGTCAATTTGGCTGAAATTCCTAAAAAAGGTGTAAATTATATTGGTTCAAAAGCGCAAAACATGGCATATTTGATTGCCATTTCAAAAGAAACTCCATTTAAAGTTCCAGAAAATGCGCATGCCATTCCGTTTTATTTTTATAATCAACATATTCAAAAATCATCTATTTCTCCTTTAATTGCTGAACTTTTAGCATTTCCTAAAAAAGATTCTACCGTTTGGATTAATAATCAATTGAAAAAAATCAGAGATGCTATCAAAAAAGAACCTATTGATTCTCAATTAATTTCGAAATTAAATCTAGCTTTTAAAGACGCCAAATTCAAAAACTTCAGATTTAGATCTTCAACCAATGCAGAAGATTTAGACGATTTTAATGGAGCAGGTTTGTATGATTCGAAAACAGGAATTCTCGGAGATTCCATCAAAAGTTTTGAAAAAGCGATAAAACAAGTTTGGGCAAGCGTTTGGAATGAAGCTTCATTTAATGAAAGAGAACTTTTCGGAATTGATCAACAAAATATTGCCATGGGAGTTTTAGTACATCGTTCTTTTCCAGACGAATTGGCAAATGGCGTAATTATTACCAAAAATATATTTAGAGAAAATTTCCCAGGAATTACCGTTAATGTTCAAAAAGGAGAAAACTCTGTTGTAAAACCAGAAAAAGGAGAAATTTGTGAGCAATTTGTTGCTTATCATTTCAATGATGGAAAAGACGACACCGATTTTGATATCGACTATACTTCAAATTCTAATTTAAATAATAACGAACCTTTGCTAAGCCGATCAGAAATGAGCAATATTTTTAATGTCAGTAAAAAAATTGAAACTAAAATGTATCGATATTGGCGCAAAAATCAATTTCATCCTGTCGATATTGAGTTCAAAATTGTGGGCGAAAAAAGAGATTTGTATATTAAACAAGTTCGTCCTTTTAACGATTAA